From Alosa sapidissima isolate fAloSap1 chromosome 7, fAloSap1.pri, whole genome shotgun sequence, the proteins below share one genomic window:
- the LOC121714258 gene encoding uncharacterized protein LOC121714258 isoform X1, with amino-acid sequence MSQRGKCSVPGCTEKGEVCHSLPKDPKTRQAWIMFVYQKIPAKFDAQLFICSKHFTEDSFQNLGHFKAGFAKLLLLKRGAVPTVRSSQPQASTSQEQPRTKVAACQTDPPCVASRGTQLSFTTLRPHQRSKGIQATLQCQSVAVGTTAPSVSGPFSSTPLKGQRPAKRPRLEFEEEVEDVSSACTDPQDSTYDPAQSATMETESSQLFTSPVTSYGDAKYIVFEQCLFSLFEICPVCTRTCTFLPRRRGSFLAIDQLCPHCKFFRQWKSQPVIGSTPVGNLQLSAAIYFCGASFSKMKKVSLCSLSPAGSVCLSLMTSQLIYF; translated from the exons ATGAGCCAGAGAGGTAAATGCAGTGTTCCAGGCTGCACGGAGAAAGGGGAAGTTTGTCACAGTCTTCCCAAGGATCCGAAGACTCGGCAGGCATGGATAATGTTTGTCTATCAGAAGATCCCTGCAAAGTTCGACGCTCAGCTGTTCATTTGCTCTAAACATTTTACCGAAGACAGCTTTCAAAATCTTGGACATTTTAAAGCAGGATTTGCCAAACTTCTTTTACTGAAACGAGGGGCTGTTCCGACCGTAAGGTCATCACAACCGCAAGCT agcacatCACAAGAACAACCACGAACAAAAGTTGCAGCATGCCAAACAGATCCTCCTTGTGTGGCATCTCGCGGGACGCAGCTTTCTTTTACTACATTGAGACCTCACCAACGAAGCAAAG GCATACAGGCAACGCTGCAATGCCAAAGTGTGGCAGTAGGCACAACGGCTCCTTCAGTCTCTGGGCCATTCTCTTCAACTCCTTTGAAGGGTCAGAGGCCAGCAAAGAGACCTCGCCTTGAAtttgaggaggaggtggaagatgTTTCCTCTGCATGCACTGATCCTCAAGATTCCACATACGATCCTGCACAGTCTGCTACAATGGAGACAGAATCATCTCAGCTTTT TACATCACCAGTGACTTCATATGGCGATGCAAAATACATTGTTTTTGAGCAATGCCTCTTCAGCCTGTTCGAGATCTGCCCTGTGTGCACAAGAACCTGTACATTCCTGCCACGCAGAAGAGGGTCCTTCCTAGCGATCGACCAACTATGCCCTCACTGCAAGTTCTTCCGACAGTGGAAGAGTCAGCCAGTTATTGGGAGCACCCCTGTGGGCAACCTTCAGCTGTCTGCTGCCATTTACTTTTGTGGAGCTTCATTTTCAAAGATGAAAAAGGTATCATTGTGCTCATTGTCCCCTGCAGGAAGTGTTTGTCTTTCACTGATGACTTCACAACTGATCtacttttaa
- the LOC121714258 gene encoding uncharacterized protein LOC121714258 isoform X3: MISEHITRTTTNKSCSMPNRSSLCGISRDAAFFYYIETSPTKQRLYLAAMHFNENAQRPQRKTAKGKLMYRLVFPKAKRGGYTVKKVKTEPTICYVFNLIRLVFEEIVHDSLRYVDAVQQIPVLQDLCAQLPRPSREDAVAEHVSRFSRGGV; this comes from the exons atgatttcagagcacatCACAAGAACAACCACGAACAAAAGTTGCAGCATGCCAAACAGATCCTCCTTGTGTGGCATCTCGCGGGACGCAGCTTTCTTTTACTACATTGAGACCTCACCAACGAAGCAAAG GTTGTACCTTGCAGCTATGCATTTCAATGAGAATGCTCAGCGCCCACAACGGAAGACAGCCAAGGGGAAACTAATGTACAGGCTTGTGTTTCCAAAGGCCAAAAGGGGAGGTTACACGGTCAAAAAAGTGAAGACAGAGCCAACGATTT gctATGTCTTTAACCTGATAAGACTGGTGTTCGAAGAGATCGTCCATGACTCCCTTCGTTATGTGGATGCCGTCCAGCAGATTCCTGTGCTCCAAGACTTGTGTGCTCAGCTTCCCAGACCTTCCAGGGAGGATGCTGTCGCTGAGCATGTGTCACGGTTCAGTCGAGGGGGGGTCTGA
- the LOC121714258 gene encoding uncharacterized protein LOC121714258 isoform X2, with amino-acid sequence MSQRGKCSVPGCTEKGEVCHSLPKDPKTRQAWIMFVYQKIPAKFDAQLFICSKHFTEDSFQNLGHFKAGFAKLLLLKRGAVPTVRSSQPQASTSQEQPRTKVAACQTDPPCVASRGTQLSFTTLRPHQRSKGIQATLQCQSVAVGTTAPSVSGPFSSTPLKGQRPAKRPRLEFEEEVEDVSSACTDPQDSTYDPAQSATMETESSQLFLFEICPVCTRTCTFLPRRRGSFLAIDQLCPHCKFFRQWKSQPVIGSTPVGNLQLSAAIYFCGASFSKMKKVSLCSLSPAGSVCLSLMTSQLIYF; translated from the exons ATGAGCCAGAGAGGTAAATGCAGTGTTCCAGGCTGCACGGAGAAAGGGGAAGTTTGTCACAGTCTTCCCAAGGATCCGAAGACTCGGCAGGCATGGATAATGTTTGTCTATCAGAAGATCCCTGCAAAGTTCGACGCTCAGCTGTTCATTTGCTCTAAACATTTTACCGAAGACAGCTTTCAAAATCTTGGACATTTTAAAGCAGGATTTGCCAAACTTCTTTTACTGAAACGAGGGGCTGTTCCGACCGTAAGGTCATCACAACCGCAAGCT agcacatCACAAGAACAACCACGAACAAAAGTTGCAGCATGCCAAACAGATCCTCCTTGTGTGGCATCTCGCGGGACGCAGCTTTCTTTTACTACATTGAGACCTCACCAACGAAGCAAAG GCATACAGGCAACGCTGCAATGCCAAAGTGTGGCAGTAGGCACAACGGCTCCTTCAGTCTCTGGGCCATTCTCTTCAACTCCTTTGAAGGGTCAGAGGCCAGCAAAGAGACCTCGCCTTGAAtttgaggaggaggtggaagatgTTTCCTCTGCATGCACTGATCCTCAAGATTCCACATACGATCCTGCACAGTCTGCTACAATGGAGACAGAATCATCTCAGCTTTT CCTGTTCGAGATCTGCCCTGTGTGCACAAGAACCTGTACATTCCTGCCACGCAGAAGAGGGTCCTTCCTAGCGATCGACCAACTATGCCCTCACTGCAAGTTCTTCCGACAGTGGAAGAGTCAGCCAGTTATTGGGAGCACCCCTGTGGGCAACCTTCAGCTGTCTGCTGCCATTTACTTTTGTGGAGCTTCATTTTCAAAGATGAAAAAGGTATCATTGTGCTCATTGTCCCCTGCAGGAAGTGTTTGTCTTTCACTGATGACTTCACAACTGATCtacttttaa